The Sulfitobacter sp. SK011 genome contains the following window.
CCGAAGCCAACGCTGAGGTTGACCGCGACAGCGTGATCGCATCCATCCGCCAGCGCAAATTGCAGGGCTACGCCGATCAATTGCTCGAACAGCTGCGTGCGGATGCCCAAATTTCGATAAATGAGTAACGGCACCGGCCCGGTCGTCATTTCCTGCGGCGAACCTGCGGGGATCGGACCGGAGGTTGCCGCGCAAGCTTGGTCGGCCATCGGCGCTGAAATCCCGATGCTCTGGCTTGGCGATCCGCGTCATCTGCCGCGCGACATACCGCACCGTATCATCCAATCCGCAGATCAGGCGATGACGATCTGCGCCGATGCCTTGCCCGTTCTGGCCTTTGATTTTGGCAGTGACGCGGTCCAAGGACACCCGCAACCGGGTCATGCGCAAGGGGTGATTGACATGATTGCAAAAGGCGTTGCGATGGTGCGTGACGGTCAGGCCGCAGCGCTGTGCACAGCGCCCATTCACAAAAAGGCGCTGAAAGACGGGGCCGGTTTCGCCTACCCCGGCCATACCGAATATCTGGCGGCCCTTGGCGGGGTGGATGATGTGGTGATGATGCTCGCCTCTGACCAATTGCGTGTGGTCCCGGCAACCATCCACATCGCCTTGGAACAGGTCCCGCATCAACTGACCCCAAAGGGGTTGCGCCGCACGATCGAGATCACCCATGCCAGCCTGAAGGGCCATTTCGGCATTGCGTCTCCACGCATCGCCGTTGCGGGTCTGAACCCGCATGCGGGTGAAGGCGGCACAATGGGCACGCAGGAACGTGACTGGATGACACCCTTGCTGGCTG
Protein-coding sequences here:
- the pdxA gene encoding 4-hydroxythreonine-4-phosphate dehydrogenase PdxA, producing MSNGTGPVVISCGEPAGIGPEVAAQAWSAIGAEIPMLWLGDPRHLPRDIPHRIIQSADQAMTICADALPVLAFDFGSDAVQGHPQPGHAQGVIDMIAKGVAMVRDGQAAALCTAPIHKKALKDGAGFAYPGHTEYLAALGGVDDVVMMLASDQLRVVPATIHIALEQVPHQLTPKGLRRTIEITHASLKGHFGIASPRIAVAGLNPHAGEGGTMGTQERDWMTPLLAEMRSEGFDLTGPLPADTMFHATARARYDVAIAMYHDQALIPIKTLDFDKGVNVTLGLPFIRTSPDHGTAFDIAGKGIANPTSMIEAVKLAHHMAKRSR